In Rhodamnia argentea isolate NSW1041297 chromosome 5, ASM2092103v1, whole genome shotgun sequence, the DNA window GCATGGAGGAAGTCTCTCCTTACCTCGCGTTTCTTTGATTTCATTTTACTGGAAAATCAAAATgttaatgaaattaaaattaaaaccAGTTTATTCACATAATATAACAATGCAGAAACATCCGATGTCTCGGCCAAAAAACAAGCATATCCATCGCTCTATCGATTCACTATTTGGAAACTTTGAGGTTCACTCAGTCAAAAGAAGGCAGCCTTGCGAGGAATCCCTTTCCTCTTCAACAACCGATCTCTCGGCCTGAGCGACCACGAGACGAAGAGGCGTCGGCCAAGTGAGGCAGAGCTGACAACGAGAGAGACAGAGCGAGAGACGAGACGACGAGAGCAGAAGCGAGGAGATGAAATCAGGCTAGCAATTTGGGGCTTTCATGTTTTGGTTTTACTTACCATTTCGCccctaaaaaattgaaatttctcaAATCGCACCCGTGTACGCGTGTCCTCGCGTGTCCAGTGTCGTGCTACACTGCTCCCGGCAGAGGAACGCAAATTGGCTCTGCACCGGACCAACCCGATCTGCCGTACCGAGTCGACCTGTACCGGTTCCAATCAATCGCGTCGGGCTTGCATagaacccgacccgacccaacttGTTCACActcagagagaaagagagagagagagagagagagagagagaaacttctTTTGATCTGAaacttgaaagagagagagagagagagagggagagagggggggagaatGACGAGGGATATGGCGGTTGCTCTTCTGTTGATGCTTTCTATGATCTTCGGCACTGGTTCTGAGGCTGAAGAAGCTTTTGATGTGCGGAAACACTTCTCCACTGTTACCAGGTAACTCCTTGTCCTTGATCTGAACCTCTGCTGTTTGATGGTATTCCGCAATGAATACGAATTCCATgctctcctctttcttttggtCGGCAACAAATGCAGAACAATCGATTTGATTCCGCCTCGCATTTCCGCTTCAGTGGAACTGTTTAAGTCTGATTTCCATCAATGGAACTATGAGAAAGTCACTAGGGTGACTTCGGCTTTTCGTGCATCTTAGCTGAATCTCTCCCAAACCCCCATTCGTTTCAGTAGAAACGTGCTAATTTCGCTACGGAAAAAgcatgcatttttctttttgtgtccGAAATCAGATTACGGTCTTTTGGTTTGCCtatcttgttttattttctgaTGCAGGTATGGTGTCGTGAAAGATGTTCCAAACAATGCTTATGTGCCGTCAAGTGTACCCGATGGATGTACTCCTATTCACTTAAATCTTGTGGTAATCTCTGTTTTATATGTTCTTAATTGTGTTTGTCTATATGGTTGCCTTAGTGATTGGCAGTGAATTGCTAGACTGGCCATCTTAGCGTTCTTCGTCGAACTCTTAGTACTGACTGGTCTAGTTGATCCATCAAGGAGTATAATGTAGAGGCTTCTCCGTAAATTTAGTGGAGTTTGCTGGTTTATTCCTATCTTAACTGGGTCCTGCCTTATTGCCTGCGGTAGATTAATTAGGTGCACTGCCTGCTTGCTGGGATTTGTATCTTATGGTATCAGCTATCTTTTATATCCCCAACTTGACGTGTAAAAACTGTGAAGTCAATAAGGTTGCAAAAGTCAACCTTTGAATAGCACGGCGATGGTCCACCAGCCGCAAGGTTCAGGAATGGGAAGTTTTAGGAACATGTTAAGATTTCTTTGTGATTCTCTAGCTTGCATGCATTATCAGCCGTAGTTGTGTTGGTACTTTCAACTGCTGCGGGTTGTAGTTATAATATCCTCATCATTTGTGCTTCTAACACCTGTTCTTGTATACATAGGCTAGGCATGGAACTCGCTCTCCAACCAAGAAACGAATGAGAGAGTTGGAAAATTTGGCTTCTCACATACAGGAACTCGTAAAAGATGCTGAAGAAAAGAATTTAGCGCAGAATGTTCCTACTTGGTTGCGGGGATGGACATCTCCTTGGAAAGGAAAAGTGAAAGGTGGAGATTTGATTAGCAAAGGAGAGGATGAGTTGTATGATCTTGGAATCAGGAGTCGTGAAAGATTTCCTGAATTGTTCAGTCAAGACTACCGCTCTGATATATATACACTAAAAGCAACACAGGTAAGCAAATAAAGTTGAATAATTTAATTCGGTCTGGAGTTCTCTCTTAAGCTTCAGTAtttgttgacaattttttccaattcatcGTGAATTCTGAATAGCATTCAGCAAGATCATATTGTCTGGGAATGAATCTCTATTTCTGTCCACTGTGAAGTTGTCTTAATTATTCTCCTTTTCAATGAGGCAAGGTCCCTAGGGCAGCAGCAAGTGCTGTGGCTTTTGGAATGGGGCTATTTAGTGGAAAGGGAACTCTTGGCCCGGGGAAGCATCGAGCTTTTGCTGTCACCAGCGAAAGTCGTGCAAGTGATATATTGCTCAGGTTTCAtgattgttgtgaaaattacAAGGTATTTTCCATGCGCATCTATAGTaccttttgaaataaagagctCGAATATATCTGTTTGCACAAAGCCTAATATTCAAGGCTCTTATATCagcatttcacaaaaaaaaaaaaaattgtaacagAATTTCAAAAGCCCTGTTTGCTGCATAACTCTTTGACTCATGGGACacaaacattaacaaaataaaggcATTCTGATTTGTGGTGTaggattttagaaaaaagcAGGAGCCTGCTGTTGATAAGCTTAAGGAACCCGTTTTAGATGAAATTACTGGGGCTATAGCAAGTCGCTATAAGTTGAATTTTACAAGGCAGGATACATCTTCTCTCTGGTTTCTCTGCAAACAGGTGACAATAGCTGATTCTCCTTTTGATTGTTTTTCCCTTGACAGAAGTGCTTATCTTGTGCCAAATTCAAGGCTAGTTCCATCTGGAACTGACGGTAGggctatttttctttatttctctcCTTACAGGAGGCATCATTGTTGGACATAACCAATCAAGCCTGTGCTCTTTTCAACCCCGATGAGGTAAATCACTTTCTACTGTTTTTTCCCCTGGGACCTATTATTTACCAATCTCTGTGCCATTTTGGTGAGTGATGATGGTATCTTGTGGGTGCCTACTTTGAGTTCTGGTAACAACTTTAGTTTGAACTGTTGGCTTTTGCTAATATTGAACATCTATTTCGGTAACATGCTTAATATTAGGTACCTAATGTCAAATAATTAATCATTGACATAGTGGATTTTGTGAATGTCTAAGGTTTACGAAACCATGACTTTAGCGGTGTCAATCGCAAATTGAATGctttatttttcaaactttaagtGTTTTTTGAAGTTTGAGGAGCTTTTCTTCTCTGACGATTTTTTGCTTTACTTCGCTTGGTATTTCATTTGGTAAGGTTGCTTTGCTGGAGTGGACCGATGACTTGGAGCTGTTTATCCTGAAAGGATATGGTAAAGCACTGAACTACAGGATGGGCGTACCATTGCTGAAGGATGTTGTTGAATCCATGGAGGAAGCTATTCAGGCAAATGAAGGTGACACAGATGTTTCAAGTCTTATCTTGTTTGACCTTTCTGTCTCATTTTACTATGGGAGTGTGTAGTAGTACATAAGCTTGGGGCTTCTTTATGAATGTCTTGGTAGAGCTGAATGAGGGATGATTTTTCGTAGTGGTAGAAATGAAAATTGGAatgattctttgatttttcgTCTTTCTATAAATTGTTGACAGTGTGTGCCATTGGATAATCAACAAATAGAACCAGTTCCTGGGCATGCTATGTAGTGTGCAGTTTGTTCAAAAATCAAACTTCACAATTcagttttccttttatttgtttattttcaatTCATGAAATCTGAGTTTTCAATAATCAGGAGGATCCCGCTGGTCAGTTTCTCTCTACATTTAGGTAATTGAGTCTCTTATTGGATATTGACTTCTACATTCTAGAGAACCTTTGGAACTCCTGGATCTGGGCAAGGGGCCCTTGCAGTATTAAACTTTGTTTGAGACCAACTTCAGTGTCAAAAGAATGACGGATTTTTGTCCATGTATAGGATGTTGAAAGGAACTTATTTGAACAGATCAATCTCTTCATCGCATGTGTCACTTTCAGGGAAGTTAATGTTTTCTTAGATAATCTAGATTCCATTAATGTAGACCCTAAGTAGACTGTCACCTATCTCCAATAGCGGCATCAGCACTGAACTTTAGTTTCTTCATCATGGCTGGATAGGTTATTAACTGCATGCAATTACGATTTCTCTCTTGTCACTGTAATATCTTCATCGTGGATTTGCCTTGTTATCTCTTTCCAGCTTTACTTGTTCCTAGTCCTAATTCAAC includes these proteins:
- the LOC115743769 gene encoding multiple inositol polyphosphate phosphatase 1 isoform X3 yields the protein MTRDMAVALLLMLSMIFGTGSEAEEAFDVRKHFSTVTRYGVVKDVPNNAYVPSSVPDGCTPIHLNLVARHGTRSPTKKRMRELENLASHIQELVKDAEEKNLAQNVPTWLRGWTSPWKGKVKGGDLISKGEDELYDLGIRSRERFPELFSQDYRSDIYTLKATQVPRAAASAVAFGMGLFSGKGTLGPGKHRAFAVTSESRASDILLRFHDCCENYKDFRKKQEPAVDKLKEPVLDEITGAIASRYKLNFTRQDTSSLWFLCKQEASLLDITNQACALFNPDEVALLEWTDDLELFILKGYGKALNYRMGVPLLKDVVESMEEAIQANEGDLEKHPPGSNEKARLRFAHAETVVPFSCLLGLFLEGSEFEQIQREQPLPFPPKPPHNRNWRGSIVAPFGGNNMLVLYSCPANVSSKYYVQVLHNEHPTPMPGCGGADSCPFEVFKEKIAAPHLKHDYDALCNVKANRVEQSSMNTKLSALYRWLFPPGINEIV
- the LOC115743769 gene encoding multiple inositol polyphosphate phosphatase 1 isoform X4, with translation MTRDMAVALLLMLSMIFGTGSEAEEAFDVRKHFSTVTRYGVVKDVPNNAYVPSSVPDGCTPIHLNLVARHGTRSPTKKRMRELENLASHIQELVKDAEEKNLAQNVPTWLRGWTSPWKGKVKGGDLISKGEDELYDLGIRSRERFPELFSQDYRSDIYTLKATQVPRAAASAVAFGMGLFSGKGTLGPGKHRAFAVTSESRASDILLRFHDCCENYKDFRKKQEPAVDKLKEPVLDEITGAIASRYKLNFTRQDTSSLWFLCKQEASLLDITNQACALFNPDEVALLEWTDDLELFILKGYGKALNYRMGVPLLKDVVESMEEAIQANEGDLEKHPPGSNEKARLRFAHAETVVPFSCLLGLFLEGSEFEQIQREQPLPFPPKPPHNRNWRGSIVAPFGGNNMLVLYSCPANVSSKYYVQVLHNEHPTPMPGCGGADSCPFEVFKEKIAAPHLKHDYDALCNVKANRVEQSSMNTKLSALYRWLFPPGINEIG
- the LOC115743769 gene encoding multiple inositol polyphosphate phosphatase 1 isoform X1, producing the protein MTRDMAVALLLMLSMIFGTGSEAEEAFDVRKHFSTVTRYGVVKDVPNNAYVPSSVPDGCTPIHLNLVARHGTRSPTKKRMRELENLASHIQELVKDAEEKNLAQNVPTWLRGWTSPWKGKVKGGDLISKGEDELYDLGIRSRERFPELFSQDYRSDIYTLKATQVPRAAASAVAFGMGLFSGKGTLGPGKHRAFAVTSESRASDILLRFHDCCENYKDFRKKQEPAVDKLKEPVLDEITGAIASRYKLNFTRQDTSSLWFLCKQEASLLDITNQACALFNPDEVALLEWTDDLELFILKGYGKALNYRMGVPLLKDVVESMEEAIQANEGDLEKHPPGSNEKARLRFAHAETVVPFSCLLGLFLEGSEFEQIQREQPLPFPPKPPHNRNWRGSIVAPFGGNNMLVLYSCPANVSSKYYVQVLHNEHPTPMPGCGGADSCPFEVFKEKIAAPHLKHDYDALCNVKANRVEQSSMNTKLSALYRWLFPPGINEIGSHGNEL
- the LOC115743769 gene encoding multiple inositol polyphosphate phosphatase 1 isoform X2, which codes for MTRDMAVALLLMLSMIFGTGSEAEEAFDVRKHFSTVTRYGVVKDVPNNAYVPSSVPDGCTPIHLNLVARHGTRSPTKKRMRELENLASHIQELVKDAEEKNLAQNVPTWLRGWTSPWKGKVKGGDLISKGEDELYDLGIRSRERFPELFSQDYRSDIYTLKATQVPRAAASAVAFGMGLFSGKGTLGPGKHRAFAVTSESRASDILLRFHDCCENYKDFRKKQEPAVDKLKEPVLDEITGAIASRYKLNFTRQDTSSLWFLCKQEASLLDITNQACALFNPDEVALLEWTDDLELFILKGYGKALNYRMGVPLLKDVVESMEEAIQANEEKHPPGSNEKARLRFAHAETVVPFSCLLGLFLEGSEFEQIQREQPLPFPPKPPHNRNWRGSIVAPFGGNNMLVLYSCPANVSSKYYVQVLHNEHPTPMPGCGGADSCPFEVFKEKIAAPHLKHDYDALCNVKANRVEQSSMNTKLSALYRWLFPPGINEIGSHGNEL